The proteins below come from a single Jaculus jaculus isolate mJacJac1 chromosome X, mJacJac1.mat.Y.cur, whole genome shotgun sequence genomic window:
- the Dlg3 gene encoding disks large homolog 3 isoform X8 translates to MMNSSMSSGSGSLRTSEKRSLYVRALFDYDRTRDSCLPSQGLSFSYGDILHVINASDDEWWQARLVTPHGESEQIGVIPSKKRVEKKERARLKTVKFHARTGMIESNRSSKTKHKKSFRLSRKFPFYKSKENMTQESSIQEQGVTSNTSDSESSSKGQEDAILSYEPVTRQEIHYARPVIILGPMKDRVNDDLISEFPHKFGSCVPHTTRPRRDNEVDGQDYHFVVSREQMEKDIQDNKFIEAGQFNDNLYGTSIQSVRAVAERGKHCILDVSGNAIKRLQQAQLYPIAIFIKPKSIEALMEMNRRQTYEQANKIYDKAMKLEQEFGEYFTAIVQGDSLEEIYNKIKQIIEDQSGHYIWVPSPEKL, encoded by the exons GGCCCTGTTTGATTATGACCGGACTAGGGACAGCTGCCTGCCAAGCCAGGGACTCAGCTTTTCTTATGGCGATATTCTGCATGTCATTAATGCCTCTGATGATGAGTGGTGGCAGGCAAGGCTGGTGACTCCACATGGAGAGAGTGAGCAGATCGGTGTGATCCCCAGTAAAAAGAG agtggaaaagaaagaacGAGCTCGATTGAAAACTGTCAAGTTCCATGCCAGAACGGGAATGATTGAGTCTAATAGG TCGAGCAAAACGAAACATAAAAAGAGTTTTCGCCTCTCTCGAAAGTTTCCATTTTACAAGAGCAAAGAAAACATGACCCAGGAGAGCAGCATACAGGAAC AGGGAGTGACATCCAACACCAGTGACAGCGAAAGCAGTTCCA AAGGACAAGAGGATGCTATTTTATCATATGAACCAGTGACACGGCAAGAAA ttCACTATGCGAGGCCTGTGATCATCCTGGGCCCAATGAAAGACCGAGTCAACGATGACCTGATCTCTGAGTTCCCACATAAATTTGGATCCTGTGTGCCAC atACTACTCGGCCCCGGCGGGATAATGAGGTGGATGGACAGGACTACCACTTTGTGGTGTCCCGAGAACAGATGGAGAAGGATATTCAGGACAACAAGTTTATTGAGGCGGGCCAGTTCAACGATAATCTCTATGGGACCAGCATCCAGTCAGTAAGGGCAGTTGCAGAGAGG GGCAAGCACTGCATCTTAGATGTTTCCGGCAATGCTATCAAGAGACTGCAGCAAGCACAACTTTACCCCATTGCCATTTTCATCAAGCCTAAGTCTATTGAAGCACTTAT GGAAATGAACCGACGGCAGACATATGAACAAGCAAATAAGATCTACGACAAAGCCATGAAGCTGGAGCAGGAGTTTGGAGAGTATTTTACAG cCATTGTACAGGGTGATTCACTGGAAGAGATTtataacaaaatcaaacaaatcaTTGAGGACCAGTCTGGGCACTACATTTGGGTCCCATCCCCTGAAAAACTCTGA